Proteins from a genomic interval of Tenacibaculum sp. SZ-18:
- a CDS encoding beta-N-acetylhexosaminidase gives MKILNYILPVLFLLTFFQCKKEQRRTLDPAVIPIPAYQEIKNGFFILSNETFISGDDNLLKVINYFKSYLETNLHIKPNTSSENNSINFIIDKAIKNNEEYHLSITEKDIQIKSKTAKGAFYGVQTLLQLLPSKSNSKEIAIQSIKIKDKPEFAYRGMHLDVARHMFPVAFIKKYIDVIASLKYNTFHWHLTEDQGWRIEIKKYPKLQEIAAFRGETLIGHYNDQPQEYDGKRYGGYYTQEEIKEIVQYASERYVEIIPEIEMPGHSQAAITAYPELGCTGEKVEVATKWGVFDEVYCPSETTFKFLEDVIDEVVELFPGKYIHIGGDETPKTKWKNSAFCQQLIKQKNLKNEHGLQSYFIKRMEKYINSKGKQIIGWDEILEGGLAPNATVMSWRGTEGAVQAAKEHHNVILTPLSHCYFDYYQSENENEPLAIGGFLPLEKVYSFNPIPEELTEEESKYVLGAQGNVWTEYIKTPEKVEYMAFPRAIALAEVLWSKPEHKNFIDFKNRLIQFQERLRLNSVNFANHLYEITGNFARNDDNKLMYSLSSATKDAEIRYTLNDKNPTGKSTIYTKPINISKTTKIKAASFHGGNQISHIHQNKINLHKAVGKTIALSVEPNESYNAGGKQALINGISGSNKRYGDKEWLGFFGNDVTITIDLDSVTTINSIKTRFYNGNGQWIYAPKQLTIKFDNTEKQTFNITNEGLLVNFHANFENAKTKTIKIEIPNFGVIPKGKQGGGYRAWTFIDEILIE, from the coding sequence ATGAAAATTCTAAACTACATCTTACCAGTTCTATTTCTATTAACATTCTTTCAATGCAAAAAAGAGCAGAGAAGAACTCTTGACCCAGCAGTGATACCAATACCAGCATATCAAGAAATTAAAAATGGTTTTTTTATCCTTTCAAATGAAACTTTTATTTCAGGTGATGACAACTTATTAAAAGTAATTAATTATTTCAAATCATATTTAGAAACTAATCTTCACATAAAACCAAATACTAGTTCTGAAAATAACTCTATCAATTTTATAATAGATAAAGCAATAAAGAACAACGAAGAATATCATTTATCAATAACAGAAAAAGACATTCAAATAAAGTCTAAAACTGCTAAAGGAGCTTTTTATGGAGTACAAACGTTACTTCAGTTGCTTCCTTCAAAAAGCAATTCTAAAGAAATTGCTATACAAAGTATAAAAATTAAAGATAAACCAGAATTTGCTTATCGAGGAATGCATTTAGACGTTGCTAGACATATGTTTCCTGTAGCTTTCATTAAAAAATATATAGATGTAATCGCCTCATTAAAATATAACACTTTTCATTGGCACTTAACGGAAGATCAAGGTTGGAGAATTGAAATAAAAAAATATCCGAAATTACAGGAAATTGCTGCTTTCAGGGGTGAAACTTTAATAGGACATTACAATGATCAACCACAAGAATACGATGGAAAAAGATATGGTGGTTATTATACTCAAGAAGAAATAAAGGAAATTGTACAATATGCATCTGAACGCTATGTAGAAATTATTCCCGAAATAGAAATGCCAGGACATTCGCAAGCTGCAATTACCGCTTATCCAGAATTGGGATGCACTGGAGAAAAAGTTGAAGTTGCTACTAAATGGGGCGTTTTTGATGAAGTTTATTGTCCTTCAGAGACAACTTTTAAGTTTCTTGAGGATGTAATTGATGAAGTTGTTGAACTATTTCCTGGAAAATACATTCATATTGGTGGTGATGAAACTCCGAAAACAAAGTGGAAAAACTCAGCTTTCTGTCAACAATTAATCAAACAAAAAAATCTAAAAAATGAACATGGTTTACAAAGCTATTTTATTAAGAGAATGGAAAAATATATTAACTCTAAAGGAAAACAAATCATCGGTTGGGATGAAATTTTAGAAGGTGGATTAGCTCCTAATGCAACAGTAATGTCTTGGCGTGGAACTGAAGGCGCAGTTCAAGCTGCAAAAGAACATCATAATGTCATATTAACACCATTATCTCATTGTTATTTTGATTATTATCAATCAGAAAACGAAAATGAACCACTAGCTATTGGTGGTTTTTTACCACTTGAGAAAGTCTACAGTTTTAATCCTATACCCGAAGAATTAACCGAAGAAGAATCTAAATATGTTTTAGGTGCTCAAGGAAATGTTTGGACTGAGTATATAAAAACTCCCGAAAAAGTTGAATATATGGCTTTCCCTAGAGCGATTGCACTCGCAGAAGTCCTATGGTCTAAACCTGAACATAAAAATTTTATTGATTTTAAAAATAGATTAATTCAATTTCAAGAAAGATTAAGATTGAATAGTGTCAATTTCGCTAATCATTTATATGAAATAACAGGAAACTTCGCAAGAAATGATGATAATAAGCTCATGTATTCTCTTTCATCTGCAACAAAAGACGCTGAAATTAGATATACTTTAAATGATAAAAATCCAACTGGAAAATCAACTATTTATACCAAGCCTATAAATATTAGTAAAACAACAAAAATAAAGGCTGCAAGCTTTCATGGAGGAAATCAAATAAGTCATATTCATCAAAACAAAATTAACTTACACAAAGCTGTTGGTAAAACCATTGCACTAAGCGTAGAACCCAACGAATCCTATAATGCTGGAGGAAAACAAGCCTTAATTAATGGAATTTCAGGAAGTAATAAACGCTATGGAGATAAAGAATGGCTTGGTTTTTTTGGGAATGATGTAACTATTACTATAGATTTAGATAGTGTAACAACAATCAACTCAATTAAAACAAGATTTTATAACGGAAATGGTCAATGGATTTATGCGCCTAAACAGCTGACTATAAAATTTGATAATACGGAAAAACAAACATTCAATATTACTAATGAAGGATTGTTAGTAAATTTCCATGCCAACTTTGAGAATGCGAAAACCAAAACGATTAAAATTGAGATTCCTAATTTTGGTGTTATTCCTAAAGGAAAACAAGGTGGTGGTTACCGAGCTTGGACCTTTATTGATGAAATACTTATTGAATAA
- a CDS encoding N(4)-(beta-N-acetylglucosaminyl)-L-asparaginase, which yields MKGRKIIKSILLFNLCLLSFLSFFGCANEKSDSKTELEKAISSTKVSPIAIGTWNFPDAINAAATVLKNGGTALDAVVEGCKKEEANPKNQTVGIGGLPDRDGDVTLDACVMNHKGDYGAVVGVKKIKHVISLARKVMEETPHAILAGEGAEKFAQANGFVKEDLLTQDSKKAWEEWKIKSEYKPIINIENHDTIGMLALDEEGNISGACTTSGLAYKMAGRIGDSPIIGSGLFIDNEVGGAVATGLGEEVLKTVGSFLIVELMRQGKSPQEACEEAIRRIVSKPNSNFKDFQVCYIALNKQGEVGSYSIHEWFSYNIFKNGETKNIKSDFYLKTK from the coding sequence ATGAAAGGAAGAAAAATTATAAAAAGTATACTTTTATTTAATCTATGTTTACTTTCGTTTCTCAGCTTTTTCGGCTGTGCTAATGAAAAGTCAGATTCAAAAACAGAATTAGAGAAAGCTATCAGTTCTACTAAAGTTTCGCCAATTGCCATCGGAACGTGGAATTTTCCAGATGCAATTAATGCAGCCGCAACAGTTTTGAAAAATGGAGGGACGGCTTTAGATGCAGTTGTTGAAGGTTGTAAAAAGGAAGAAGCTAATCCTAAAAACCAAACTGTAGGAATTGGAGGTTTACCTGATAGAGATGGAGATGTTACTTTAGATGCTTGTGTTATGAATCATAAAGGTGATTACGGAGCTGTAGTTGGAGTAAAAAAAATAAAGCACGTAATTTCTTTGGCAAGGAAGGTGATGGAAGAAACACCCCATGCAATTTTAGCAGGAGAAGGAGCTGAAAAGTTTGCGCAGGCTAATGGTTTCGTAAAGGAAGATTTGTTAACACAAGATTCTAAGAAAGCTTGGGAAGAATGGAAAATAAAGTCTGAATACAAACCAATTATTAATATTGAAAACCATGATACCATCGGAATGTTAGCTTTAGATGAGGAGGGAAATATTTCAGGAGCTTGTACAACTAGTGGATTGGCTTATAAAATGGCAGGAAGAATTGGAGATTCCCCAATCATTGGTTCAGGTTTATTTATAGATAATGAAGTTGGCGGTGCTGTTGCAACTGGTTTGGGAGAAGAAGTTTTAAAAACTGTCGGTAGTTTTCTAATTGTTGAATTAATGAGACAAGGAAAATCACCACAAGAAGCTTGTGAAGAAGCAATTCGCAGAATTGTTAGTAAACCAAATAGTAATTTTAAAGATTTTCAAGTGTGTTATATTGCTTTAAATAAACAAGGTGAAGTTGGTAGTTATTCTATTCACGAATGGTTCAGTTATAACATTTTTAAAAACGGAGAAACAAAAAATATAAAATCAGATTTTTATTTAAAAACTAAATAA
- a CDS encoding sugar MFS transporter, whose product MTTTNKSYKTAFIFLTSLFFLWGFITVLVDSLIPRLKEVFTLSYFQAGLVQFAFFGAYFILSIPAGNILAKIGYKKGIVLGLVTMALGCLLFYPAASYRIFGIFMLAYFVLAGGMTILQVAANPYVAVLGSEEGASSRLNLSQAFNSLGTTIAPAIGAMLILSDKVKTKEEIASLAAAEKEAYFVSEASAVQSPFLSIAFFVVLLAVTFIFVKLPTIMEKIPNKGYKALLSKKSLVMGAIAIFVYVGAEVSIGSYLVSYFMEMNLAPLISSNETMMSIANKIATLFNKTFTNSDPKSLLGVFVVFYWGGAMIGRFVGAYLTKILSPVKVLGLFASLAILMIIISVSTTGLMSMWAILAVGLFNSIMFPTIFSLSLEGLEDLKPQASGILCTAIFGGAVIPPLFGMLVDGLGFKLAFVLIMMCYIYIYYYGRTKTKTSQLQDI is encoded by the coding sequence ATGACAACAACCAATAAATCCTACAAAACAGCTTTTATCTTTCTAACATCGTTATTTTTCCTTTGGGGATTTATTACGGTGTTAGTTGATTCTTTAATTCCAAGATTAAAGGAAGTATTTACTTTATCTTATTTTCAAGCTGGGTTAGTACAGTTTGCTTTTTTTGGTGCTTATTTCATACTTTCAATTCCAGCAGGTAATATTTTAGCGAAAATTGGTTACAAGAAAGGAATTGTATTAGGATTAGTAACAATGGCATTGGGTTGCTTATTATTTTATCCAGCAGCTTCTTACAGAATTTTCGGAATTTTTATGTTAGCTTATTTTGTGTTAGCCGGAGGAATGACAATACTTCAGGTAGCTGCTAATCCTTATGTTGCAGTCTTAGGTTCTGAGGAAGGAGCAAGTAGTCGATTGAATTTATCTCAGGCATTTAATTCATTAGGAACAACTATTGCTCCCGCTATTGGAGCTATGTTAATATTAAGTGATAAGGTTAAAACAAAAGAGGAAATAGCATCTTTAGCAGCTGCAGAAAAAGAAGCATATTTTGTTTCGGAAGCTTCCGCAGTTCAGTCACCATTTTTAAGTATAGCTTTTTTCGTTGTTCTTTTAGCAGTCACATTTATATTTGTAAAGCTTCCAACCATAATGGAGAAAATTCCTAACAAAGGATATAAAGCTTTGCTGAGTAAAAAATCACTTGTTATGGGAGCTATTGCAATATTTGTTTACGTTGGTGCAGAAGTTTCAATTGGAAGTTATTTAGTGAGTTATTTTATGGAAATGAATTTGGCTCCCTTAATTTCATCTAATGAAACAATGATGTCTATAGCGAATAAAATTGCTACATTATTTAATAAAACATTTACAAATTCAGATCCAAAATCTTTATTAGGTGTATTTGTTGTCTTTTATTGGGGAGGTGCAATGATTGGACGTTTTGTTGGTGCGTATTTGACCAAGATTTTATCTCCTGTAAAAGTACTAGGCTTGTTTGCTTCTTTAGCAATTTTAATGATTATTATTTCTGTTTCAACAACTGGATTAATGTCAATGTGGGCAATTTTAGCTGTTGGTTTGTTCAATTCAATTATGTTTCCAACCATTTTTTCTTTAAGTCTAGAGGGATTAGAAGATCTTAAACCTCAAGCTTCTGGAATTTTGTGTACTGCTATTTTTGGAGGAGCGGTTATACCACCGTTATTTGGAATGTTGGTTGATGGGTTAGGATTTAAATTAGCATTTGTATTAATAATGATGTGCTATATTTATATTTATTATTATGGTCGAACTAAGACAAAAACTAGCCAATTACAAGATATATAA
- a CDS encoding GH92 family glycosyl hydrolase: MKLKTIFLFLIGLLLYSCKKEIITPAKITKPLISYVNPFIGTGGHGHTYPGATMPFGMMQLSPDTRLDGWDGCSGYHYSDKYIYGFSHTHLSGTGVSDYGDVLLMPTNDIIFNNGANGKIGYRSKFSHEKEVAKAGYYKVHLDDTNIDVELTVSERSGVHKYQFPSSENQVVILDLIHRDELLDGVINMISDKEISGYRFSKAWATNQKLFYYIKFSHSIEGKLDHQVPKNREQIAGYVFENPNNEPVYVKIGISAVDIEGAKNNLEQEIGNKSFEDIKNEAKKAWSKQLEKIVVESNNEDYKTNFYSSMYHAMIAPNIYQDVDGRYRGMDLKIHETTDFNYYTVFSLWDTYRATHPLYTIIEQERTNDFINTFLAKYDEGGIMPIWDLSGNYTGCMIGYHAVPVIADAYLKGIQGYDEEKALQAMKHSATRDKLGLESYKSLGYIPVEKESESVSKTLEYAYDDWTIAQMAKAMNKSDDYKTYIERAQNYKNIFDPKSQFMRGRFRNTWFAPFDPYEVNFNYTEANAWQYSNYVPQDISGYLKLLGGKSVLEKNLDTLFKAEAETSGRHQVDITGLIGQYAHGNEPSHHMAYLYNFVGKPYKTQEKIQQILTEQYTNSPDGISGNEDCGQMSAWYIFSSLGFYPVTPGSNQYIIGKPLFEKASINLENGKVFTIQAKNLIDGNIYIKEAFLNGESLNRTYITHEEIINGGSLVFEMANSPSDWGTKEEELPLTNIDEHIIVPAPFIEKGEVAFKGNTEVVLSNVEKDVSTYYSLNGNAFQEYKSPFSIEEKSTLQVYSQKGNIKSSVITTDFYKIDPNIKIELKTKYANQYNAGGDNALIDGILGTEDFRTGTWQGYWNEDVEAIVDLGKIKTVSNIQVNFLRDQRSWIFLPTNVEIHYSIDGKRFRKIKDWKAPKPFNTDDVEISSVIASQKIKAKYIKVVAKKLGKLPEWHMGYPHDGRSWIFIDEIMIK; this comes from the coding sequence ATGAAACTTAAAACAATATTCCTTTTCTTAATAGGATTATTACTGTATAGTTGTAAAAAAGAAATAATTACTCCTGCAAAAATTACCAAACCTTTAATTTCTTATGTGAATCCGTTTATTGGAACGGGTGGCCACGGACATACATATCCTGGAGCAACAATGCCATTTGGAATGATGCAATTAAGTCCTGATACTCGATTAGATGGATGGGATGGATGTTCTGGTTATCATTATTCCGATAAATATATTTATGGTTTTTCTCATACACATTTAAGCGGAACTGGAGTTTCTGATTATGGTGATGTTTTATTAATGCCTACTAACGATATTATTTTTAATAATGGGGCAAACGGAAAAATAGGCTATCGATCAAAGTTTTCTCATGAGAAAGAAGTTGCAAAGGCAGGTTATTATAAAGTTCATTTAGATGATACAAATATTGATGTTGAATTAACGGTTTCGGAAAGAAGTGGAGTGCATAAATATCAGTTTCCTTCTAGTGAAAACCAAGTTGTAATTCTCGATTTAATTCACCGTGATGAATTATTAGATGGAGTTATTAATATGATTTCTGATAAAGAAATATCTGGATATCGATTTTCAAAAGCATGGGCCACCAATCAGAAATTATTCTATTATATTAAATTTTCGCATTCAATTGAAGGTAAACTAGATCATCAAGTTCCAAAAAATAGAGAACAAATTGCTGGGTATGTTTTTGAAAATCCAAACAACGAGCCTGTTTATGTTAAAATTGGAATTTCTGCGGTGGATATTGAAGGAGCTAAAAATAATTTAGAGCAAGAAATAGGTAATAAATCTTTTGAAGATATTAAAAATGAGGCCAAAAAAGCTTGGTCAAAACAATTAGAAAAAATTGTAGTAGAAAGTAATAATGAAGATTATAAAACCAATTTCTACTCAAGCATGTATCATGCAATGATTGCTCCAAATATCTATCAAGATGTTGATGGAAGATATAGAGGAATGGATTTGAAAATTCATGAAACTACAGATTTTAATTACTACACTGTTTTCTCACTTTGGGATACATACAGAGCTACACATCCTTTATACACAATTATTGAACAAGAACGAACGAATGATTTTATCAACACATTTTTAGCGAAGTATGATGAAGGTGGAATAATGCCAATTTGGGATTTATCTGGAAATTATACAGGTTGTATGATTGGTTATCATGCAGTACCTGTAATAGCTGATGCCTATTTAAAAGGAATTCAAGGATATGACGAAGAAAAAGCATTACAAGCCATGAAACATTCTGCAACTAGAGATAAGCTCGGATTAGAATCGTATAAGAGTCTTGGTTATATTCCTGTGGAGAAAGAAAGTGAATCGGTTTCTAAAACTTTAGAATATGCATACGATGATTGGACTATTGCTCAAATGGCAAAAGCAATGAATAAGTCTGATGATTATAAAACTTACATAGAAAGAGCTCAAAACTATAAGAATATCTTTGATCCTAAATCTCAATTTATGAGAGGTCGATTTAGAAATACTTGGTTTGCTCCATTTGATCCTTACGAAGTAAATTTTAATTATACAGAAGCCAATGCTTGGCAGTATAGTAATTATGTTCCGCAAGATATTTCTGGGTATTTGAAATTACTGGGAGGAAAGTCTGTCTTAGAAAAGAATTTGGATACGCTATTTAAAGCAGAAGCAGAAACCTCTGGTCGTCATCAAGTTGATATTACAGGTTTGATTGGTCAGTATGCTCATGGAAATGAACCAAGTCACCACATGGCATATTTGTACAATTTTGTTGGAAAACCATATAAAACTCAAGAAAAGATTCAACAAATTTTAACTGAACAATATACAAATTCACCAGATGGAATTTCAGGAAATGAAGATTGTGGACAAATGAGTGCTTGGTATATTTTTAGTTCTTTAGGGTTTTATCCAGTAACTCCTGGATCAAATCAATATATCATAGGAAAACCATTGTTTGAGAAAGCTTCAATTAATTTGGAAAATGGTAAAGTATTTACGATTCAAGCTAAGAATCTTATTGATGGTAACATTTATATAAAAGAAGCATTCCTAAATGGAGAATCTTTGAATAGAACGTATATCACTCATGAAGAAATTATTAATGGAGGATCTTTAGTTTTTGAAATGGCAAATTCTCCTTCTGATTGGGGAACAAAAGAAGAAGAACTTCCTCTAACAAATATTGATGAACATATAATAGTTCCTGCACCTTTTATTGAAAAAGGAGAAGTTGCTTTTAAAGGAAATACAGAAGTTGTATTATCTAACGTAGAAAAAGATGTAAGTACCTATTATTCATTAAACGGAAATGCATTTCAAGAATATAAGAGCCCTTTTAGCATCGAAGAAAAGTCAACACTGCAGGTTTATTCTCAAAAAGGAAATATTAAAAGCTCAGTAATCACTACAGATTTCTATAAAATTGATCCAAATATTAAAATTGAATTAAAGACAAAATATGCGAATCAGTATAATGCCGGAGGCGACAATGCATTAATTGATGGAATTCTAGGAACAGAAGATTTTAGAACAGGAACATGGCAAGGATACTGGAATGAAGATGTAGAAGCAATAGTTGATTTAGGCAAAATTAAAACTGTTTCTAATATTCAAGTTAACTTTTTAAGAGATCAGCGTTCTTGGATTTTCTTACCAACCAATGTTGAAATTCATTATTCTATAGATGGAAAAAGATTTCGAAAAATTAAAGATTGGAAAGCGCCAAAACCTTTTAACACGGATGATGTGGAAATATCAAGTGTTATTGCTTCTCAAAAGATTAAAGCAAAATATATTAAGGTAGTTGCAAAGAAACTAGGAAAGTTGCCAGAATGGCATATGGGGTATCCTCATGATGGACGATCATGGATTTTTATAGACGAAATAATGATAAAATAA
- a CDS encoding glycosyltransferase yields the protein MNLTFSIIVPVYNRPKEIDELLFSLTQQNFEDAYEIIIVEDGSYYSAKEIVDKYTSDLNIKYYYKENSGAGMSRNFGMERATGNYFIILDSDVILPDTYLRSVKKALIQNFTDAFGGPDKAHESFTPLQKAINYSMTSFFTTGGIRGKNKSVGKFQPRSFNMGISKEAFNKTKGFNPYKVGEDIDLSFRLWGEGYETQLISDAYVYHKRRTSVKQFFKQTFSFGTARPELNRRFPNTKKITYWFPSVFILGIDVSLILALFGYWQFLLFYIVYFVVLFSDSLLQNKSIKVAHLSIITTLTQFYGYGLGFLKSFLFKSSE from the coding sequence ATGAATTTAACATTTTCCATAATTGTACCCGTTTATAATCGTCCTAAGGAGATTGATGAGCTGCTATTTAGTTTGACTCAACAAAATTTTGAAGATGCCTATGAAATTATAATTGTGGAAGATGGTTCCTATTATTCTGCTAAAGAAATAGTTGATAAGTACACTTCAGATTTAAATATCAAATATTATTACAAGGAGAATTCAGGAGCTGGGATGTCGCGTAATTTTGGAATGGAAAGAGCAACAGGAAACTACTTCATTATTTTAGATTCTGATGTTATTTTACCAGATACTTATTTGAGAAGTGTAAAGAAGGCTTTGATACAAAACTTTACGGATGCTTTTGGTGGGCCGGATAAAGCTCATGAAAGCTTTACTCCTTTACAAAAGGCAATTAATTATTCTATGACTTCTTTTTTTACTACAGGAGGAATTAGAGGAAAGAACAAAAGTGTTGGTAAATTCCAACCTAGAAGTTTCAATATGGGAATTTCCAAAGAAGCTTTCAACAAAACAAAAGGGTTTAATCCTTATAAAGTAGGAGAGGATATTGATCTATCTTTCCGATTATGGGGAGAAGGTTACGAAACGCAACTAATTTCTGATGCTTATGTTTATCACAAACGAAGAACAAGTGTCAAACAATTTTTCAAACAAACCTTTAGTTTTGGAACTGCTCGTCCTGAATTAAATAGAAGATTCCCAAATACAAAGAAAATTACTTATTGGTTTCCCAGTGTTTTTATTTTGGGAATAGATGTGTCTTTAATATTAGCTTTATTCGGTTATTGGCAATTTTTACTGTTCTACATAGTATATTTTGTTGTGTTGTTCTCAGATTCTTTATTACAAAATAAAAGTATTAAAGTGGCTCATTTAAGTATTATAACGACGCTCACTCAATTTTATGGATATGGATTAGGATTTTTGAAGTCCTTTTTATTTAAGAGTTCTGAATAA
- a CDS encoding copper homeostasis protein CutC has translation MKLEICANSYQSALNAEQAGAHRIELCSELNSGGITPSYGLIKKVISELSIETFVLIRPRSGNFVYSKAEFDIMKQDIIKCKSLGVNGIVSGVLKDNNTIDEKRSKELISLAYPLPFTFHRAFDLITNPIEGIQQLINLNVNRVLTSGQKNKALEGLTLLKDLQKEYSNQIIILPGSGINSKNVGKLKKSGFIEVHASASINVEESSASNFDNIPQTVSDSEEIRKILNVITSS, from the coding sequence ATGAAATTAGAAATTTGTGCAAATTCATATCAATCGGCATTAAATGCAGAACAAGCTGGAGCTCATCGAATAGAATTGTGTTCTGAATTAAATTCCGGTGGAATTACACCTTCTTATGGATTGATTAAAAAAGTGATTTCAGAACTATCGATAGAAACATTTGTTCTAATTCGACCAAGAAGTGGAAATTTTGTGTATTCCAAAGCTGAATTCGATATTATGAAACAAGATATAATTAAGTGTAAATCGTTAGGTGTAAACGGTATTGTTTCAGGGGTTTTAAAAGATAATAACACAATTGATGAAAAAAGAAGTAAAGAATTGATTTCATTAGCTTATCCGCTTCCTTTTACTTTTCACAGAGCTTTTGATTTGATTACAAATCCAATTGAAGGAATACAGCAGTTAATTAATTTAAACGTAAATCGAGTATTAACTTCGGGTCAAAAAAACAAAGCCTTAGAAGGATTAACGTTATTAAAAGATTTACAAAAAGAATATAGTAATCAGATTATTATTCTCCCAGGATCTGGTATAAACTCAAAAAACGTTGGTAAATTGAAAAAATCTGGTTTTATCGAAGTTCACGCATCAGCTTCAATTAATGTAGAAGAAAGCTCGGCTTCAAACTTTGATAACATACCTCAAACGGTTTCTGACTCAGAAGAAATAAGGAAAATTTTAAACGTTATAACTTCTTCATAA